From a single Athene noctua chromosome 2, bAthNoc1.hap1.1, whole genome shotgun sequence genomic region:
- the TMEM74 gene encoding transmembrane protein 74 produces MACMELLYLAEESRQAPLGTATGWSMPSPPCEQQQHEGGEVDPRAAAAVAALRCNRHCKPLQRGPVAEPPVAPQHSPPGTSPQEHPAPPGMSQPCHLPNLLPREENGGKKKACCCAQELETSFTYVDENVNLEHARSPPSPTGSLCQDAPLQQRSCRELPPEWVHDSPSLASEEDDAASEAAAGKSVDYGFISAILFLVSGILLVIISYVVPRDVTVDPNTVAAREMERLENESARIGAHLDRCVIAGLCLLTLGGVVLSSLLMMSMWKGELYRRNRFASSKESAKLYGSFNFRMKSGANDNMLELSLVEEDVLAIDN; encoded by the coding sequence ATGGCTTGCATGGAGCTTCTCTACCTGGCCGAGGAGAGCAGGCAGGCGCCCCTGGGCACCGCTACCGGCTGGAGCATGCCCTCCCCTCcctgtgagcagcagcagcatgagggGGGTGAGGTGGACCCCAGAGCCGCCGCTGCCGTGGCAGCCCTGCGCTGCAACAGGCATTGCAAGCCCTTGCAGAGGGGCCCTGTGGCTGAGCCCCCTGTGGCACCCCAGCACTCCCCCCCAGGCACCTCGCCCCAGGAGCACCCTGCACCCCCTGGcatgtcccagccctgccacctgCCCAACCTCTTGCCCAGGGAAGAGaatggagggaagaagaaagcCTGCTGTTGTGCCCAGGAACTGGAGACATCGTTCACTTACGTGGATGAAAATGTAAACCTGGAGCATGCAAGAAGCCCCCCCAGTCCTACAGGCAGCCTCTGCCAGGATGCTCCTCTGCAGCAGCGTTCCTGCAGGGAGCTGCCGCCCGAGTGGGTGCACGATTCTCCTTCCCTGGCCTCCGAGGAGGACGATGCTGCCTCAGAGGCTGCAGCCGGGAAATCCGTGGACTACGGGTTCATTAGTGCCATTTTGTTCCTGGTTAGTGGCATTTTGCTGGTGATCATTTCCTACGTGGTACCCAGAGATGTGACTGTGGATCCCAACACCGTGGCTGCCCGGGAGATGGAGAGGCTGGAGAACGAGAGCGCAAGGATCGGGGCTCACTTGGACCGCTGTGTTATTGCCGGGCTATGTCTCTTAACCCTGGGGGGAGTGGTGCTCTCCAGCCTGCTGATGATGTCCATGTGGAAAGGGGAGCTGTACCGGAGGAACAGGTTTGCGTCCTCCAAGGAGTCTGCAAAGCTCTATGGGTCTTTCAATTTCAGAATGAAGTCTGGTGCAAACGATAATATGCTCGAGCTGTCATTAGTTGAGGAAGATGTGCTTGCCATAGATAATTAG